From one Leifsonia soli genomic stretch:
- a CDS encoding RidA family protein, whose product MREVISTPDAPSSPFYSQGVKSGGFIHISGLVGVDVNTGKPAGPTIQEQTRQALANCRAVLAAADATLDDVVEVGILLSDPADFAGMNEEYRLWFPSDPPARYAAKLGAVIPDVLISIRMTAYVGEGRSDS is encoded by the coding sequence ATGCGCGAAGTGATCAGCACCCCGGATGCGCCGAGCTCTCCCTTCTACAGCCAAGGCGTGAAGTCGGGAGGCTTCATCCACATCTCGGGACTGGTGGGGGTCGACGTCAACACAGGGAAACCCGCCGGTCCCACGATCCAGGAGCAGACGCGGCAGGCACTCGCGAACTGTCGCGCTGTTCTCGCGGCGGCGGATGCCACCTTGGACGACGTCGTCGAAGTCGGAATCCTCCTCAGCGACCCGGCCGACTTCGCCGGCATGAACGAGGAGTACCGATTGTGGTTCCCGAGCGATCCGCCCGCTCGGTATGCGGCGAAACTCGGCGCCGTGATCCCCGACGTGCTGATCTCCATCCGCATGACCGCGTACGTCGGCGAAGGTCGGAGTGACTCCTGA
- the secA2 gene encoding accessory Sec system translocase SecA2 yields the protein MSRLRSCSGEWGRAEQREFCRVARAVAWAALGIDLFDSQLVGALALLDGHVVQMGTGEGKTVTGAVAAAGYALQGRSVQLFSVNDYLARRDAEWMSPFYRGFGVGVGWIGEGEERERRRAAYAADVTYVPVTEAGFDVLRDRFRTEPEDVELFVQDVVIVDEADAVLIDEASTPLVLAGGGTGGVSQREAAQLVRTLVPGVDYEVDADGRNVALTDRGVDGVEAALGGVNLFDAAGHDHLTTINVALHAQALLHRDVDYIVRDGRIQLVNASRGRIARLQRWPDGLHAAVEAKEDLESSTVSEILDSITIQALVGRYRTVCGMSGTALPVAEQLADRYGVRTGEVGPHRPVIREDLPDRAYPDAPSQLRAALEYIVAEHRSGRPLLVGTGSVAQSEQVAEELGRCGLDAVVLNAKNDADEAAIIARAGEHGRITISTQMAGRGTDIRLGGADGSDAERVIAAGGLCVVGIGRYDSRRLDDQLRGRAGRQGDPGTSVFFTSLDDDLVRRHLPGFSPSLRKAYDSPFTTDTATELVDHAQRLAEGLQHRSHRNTLAFSEVPTEQRLAVLRLRTAVLSAERDDLLLNGEARTAVDALLGRHRIHASVREISLHHLDQYWIEHLDMLTAAREGIHLRSLARDNPLDEYNRIAYRAFEGFAGRVTDAIAATLTHAAARGTLDPEPLGLRRPSTTWTYMVIEDPFGSPEQRFGNLLLNAFRPAGPES from the coding sequence GTGAGTCGGCTGCGCTCGTGTTCCGGCGAGTGGGGGAGGGCGGAGCAGCGGGAGTTCTGTCGGGTGGCGCGGGCTGTCGCATGGGCCGCTCTGGGGATCGACCTGTTCGACAGCCAGCTGGTGGGGGCGTTGGCGCTTCTGGATGGGCACGTGGTGCAGATGGGGACCGGCGAAGGGAAGACGGTGACCGGGGCGGTCGCGGCTGCGGGTTATGCACTGCAGGGGCGGTCGGTGCAGCTGTTCTCTGTCAACGACTATCTGGCCCGTCGGGATGCCGAGTGGATGTCGCCGTTCTACCGGGGGTTCGGGGTCGGCGTCGGGTGGATCGGGGAGGGCGAGGAGCGGGAGCGGCGCCGGGCCGCGTACGCCGCGGACGTGACGTATGTGCCGGTCACCGAGGCGGGGTTCGATGTGCTGCGTGACCGGTTTCGCACAGAACCGGAAGATGTGGAGCTGTTCGTCCAGGATGTGGTGATCGTCGATGAGGCTGATGCGGTCCTGATCGATGAGGCCTCGACGCCGTTGGTCCTCGCCGGCGGGGGGACCGGGGGTGTTTCGCAACGGGAGGCGGCGCAACTCGTACGCACCCTCGTGCCTGGAGTCGACTATGAAGTGGATGCAGATGGCCGGAATGTGGCCTTGACCGACCGGGGTGTGGATGGGGTCGAGGCTGCACTCGGCGGGGTCAATCTGTTCGACGCCGCTGGGCATGACCACCTCACGACCATCAACGTCGCGTTGCACGCGCAGGCGCTGCTGCACCGTGATGTGGACTACATCGTCCGCGATGGGCGGATCCAGCTGGTCAATGCCTCTCGGGGGAGGATCGCCCGGTTGCAGCGGTGGCCGGACGGACTGCACGCGGCCGTTGAGGCGAAGGAAGATCTGGAGAGCTCGACTGTCAGCGAGATCCTGGACTCGATCACGATCCAGGCGCTCGTCGGCCGGTACCGGACGGTGTGCGGCATGTCCGGGACGGCGCTGCCCGTTGCCGAGCAGCTGGCTGACCGGTACGGAGTTCGCACCGGCGAGGTCGGTCCGCACCGGCCGGTGATCCGGGAGGACCTCCCGGATCGGGCGTACCCCGACGCTCCGTCGCAGCTGCGGGCGGCGCTCGAGTACATCGTCGCCGAGCATCGGTCCGGGCGTCCGCTCCTGGTCGGCACGGGCAGTGTCGCCCAGTCGGAGCAGGTCGCTGAGGAGCTGGGACGGTGTGGACTCGACGCGGTGGTGCTCAACGCGAAGAACGACGCGGACGAGGCGGCGATCATCGCTCGCGCCGGCGAACACGGGAGGATCACGATCTCCACCCAGATGGCCGGACGGGGGACCGACATCAGGCTCGGCGGAGCCGATGGAAGCGACGCGGAACGCGTCATCGCCGCCGGCGGGCTCTGCGTCGTCGGGATCGGCCGCTACGACAGCCGCCGACTCGATGACCAGCTGCGGGGCCGTGCCGGTCGACAGGGCGACCCCGGAACGAGCGTCTTCTTCACCAGCCTCGACGACGACCTGGTGCGCCGCCACCTGCCGGGATTCTCACCGTCCCTGCGGAAGGCCTACGACTCCCCGTTCACCACCGACACGGCCACGGAGCTCGTCGACCATGCCCAGCGTCTCGCGGAAGGGCTCCAGCATCGATCCCACCGGAACACCCTCGCGTTCTCCGAGGTTCCCACTGAGCAACGGCTCGCCGTCCTCCGGCTCCGCACCGCGGTGCTGTCCGCTGAGAGAGACGATCTCCTCCTGAACGGCGAGGCACGAACCGCCGTCGACGCCCTGCTCGGCCGCCATCGCATCCACGCTTCCGTCCGGGAGATCAGCCTGCACCACCTCGACCAGTACTGGATCGAGCACCTCGACATGCTCACCGCGGCCCGCGAGGGGATCCATCTGCGCTCCCTGGCCCGCGACAACCCGCTCGACGAGTACAACAGGATCGCCTACAGGGCATTCGAGGGTTTCGCCGGCCGCGTCACGGACGCCATCGCAGCGACCCTCACCCACGCTGCCGCCCGGGGAACCCTCGACCCCGAACCCCTCGGCCTGCGCAGACCGTCCACCACCTGGACCTACATGGTCATCGAGGACCCGTTCGGCTCCCCGGAGCAACGCTTCGGGAACCTCCTCCTCAACGCCTTCCGCCCAGCCGGCCCCGAAAGCTGA
- a CDS encoding luciferase family protein produces the protein MYFPSRAGPRPVVSNDGPQTQLSQRSSPELWGRLAAELFAMHGVIEGHSQVSPASSRAVFLVDQVEHRWPETSLYPAGRLEPIHLHGVQDTSLHLTLPAERGRQLTELGWAEPHQYADFGTEFMVYGPRTSHELQIILAIAEESLAFARAGAADRSIAQDGTPPPEHSQETRNRRSR, from the coding sequence GTGTACTTCCCATCGCGGGCCGGCCCCCGCCCTGTCGTGTCGAATGACGGGCCGCAGACCCAGCTCTCACAGCGGTCGTCACCAGAGCTGTGGGGGCGCCTTGCTGCCGAGCTCTTCGCGATGCACGGGGTGATCGAGGGACACAGCCAGGTCTCGCCAGCGTCGTCGCGGGCCGTCTTCTTGGTAGACCAGGTTGAACATCGTTGGCCGGAGACGTCGCTGTACCCGGCCGGCCGGTTGGAGCCGATCCATCTCCACGGCGTCCAGGACACCTCGCTGCACCTGACGCTGCCCGCGGAGCGCGGTCGGCAGCTCACGGAACTCGGCTGGGCGGAACCTCACCAGTACGCCGACTTCGGCACCGAGTTCATGGTGTACGGACCGCGCACATCGCACGAGCTCCAGATCATCCTTGCCATCGCCGAAGAATCCCTCGCCTTCGCCCGCGCCGGCGCCGCCGACCGATCCATCGCTCAGGACGGCACTCCCCCGCCGGAGCACTCTCAAGAGACCCGAAATCGTCGAAGTCGCTGA
- a CDS encoding VOC family protein — MTARIANVTFFAENPTELARFWSAVMGYPEPTGWDPEDVAELRASGMTDEEIADRAEAWDQNPAHQRFYFSRYRHERRQRNRVHLDITPFDDRRASREELEAERDRLIALGATEEKTLLGYWGPYEEFVIMMRDPEGNEFCLQ; from the coding sequence ATGACCGCCCGGATTGCGAACGTGACGTTCTTCGCCGAGAATCCCACCGAGCTGGCGCGCTTCTGGAGCGCCGTGATGGGCTACCCGGAACCGACCGGCTGGGACCCGGAGGACGTGGCAGAGCTCAGAGCCTCCGGAATGACCGACGAGGAGATCGCGGATCGCGCCGAAGCCTGGGATCAGAATCCGGCACATCAACGGTTCTACTTCAGCCGGTACCGGCACGAGCGACGGCAGCGCAACCGCGTGCACCTCGACATCACGCCGTTCGACGACCGCCGCGCCTCGCGCGAGGAGCTCGAAGCGGAGCGCGACCGCCTGATCGCCCTCGGTGCCACCGAGGAGAAGACCCTCCTGGGGTACTGGGGCCCCTACGAGGAGTTCGTGATCATGATGCGCGACCCGGAGGGCAACGAGTTCTGCCTGCAATAG
- a CDS encoding amidase family protein, translating to MTARRSITRSTTAMHTRTAARRVTTTAGALAALAALAATGAIVAPAAAAPVPSGSEAFLAPYYTALDLTGDKQVTTADLDVLTHHLGATTASAGWSTVAVADTDTDGVITVKDVVALSQRMIYDDGPFQLVEASALDMQAAMNAGVTTSVKITQEYLDRIAALDRSVVDTGAGGRALNSIISTNAQALTIAAQADATRAQKGMTSLLLGVPIAVKDNYDTVDMPTTGGCGCWDGNQTSDDATMVKNLRTAGAVILAKASLDEFAYGFASEFSSFQDPGKTLLVASPLNTTKTAGGSSGGTGAAIAANLAGIGFGTDTGGSIRVPSTYNSLVGIRPTVGLTSRDGIIPLALSQDTGGPIARSVTDAAVALDAVTGVDAADPITAEQQGHVPASYTAALDPTALKGKRIGIVTSMLGSNATVTRLWAAAKATLEAQGATVVEITSVPAAFTATLNEGSGSTNEFKHDLNIYIQNHLAPNVTARSIDDILASGRNVTTRSSIYTSRNNVTDAQYQAWAGPSGTHTAAIATGNATVTQLLNDNALDSLVYPSGSPYSTIGTNMRLSPNTGMPAITVPMGQAIASDGTNPLVGANVNLEFLGRDYDESGIIGLAYAFEQATHARATAPLYGPLK from the coding sequence ATGACCGCCCGCCGATCGATCACGAGGAGCACCACCGCCATGCACACCCGAACCGCCGCCCGCCGCGTCACGACAACCGCCGGCGCGCTCGCTGCTCTCGCCGCACTCGCTGCGACGGGCGCCATCGTCGCCCCGGCCGCGGCCGCACCGGTCCCGAGCGGCTCCGAGGCGTTCCTCGCGCCGTACTACACCGCCCTCGACCTGACCGGCGACAAGCAGGTGACAACGGCCGACCTCGACGTCTTGACCCACCATCTCGGTGCCACCACCGCCTCGGCGGGCTGGTCGACCGTCGCCGTGGCGGACACCGACACGGATGGCGTCATCACCGTGAAGGATGTCGTCGCCCTTTCGCAGCGGATGATCTACGACGACGGGCCGTTCCAGCTGGTGGAGGCCTCCGCCCTGGACATGCAGGCCGCGATGAACGCCGGCGTCACCACCTCCGTGAAGATCACCCAGGAATACCTCGACCGGATCGCCGCCCTCGACCGCTCCGTCGTCGACACCGGGGCCGGCGGACGCGCCCTCAACTCGATCATCTCGACGAACGCGCAGGCTCTGACGATCGCGGCCCAGGCGGACGCCACCCGCGCGCAGAAAGGGATGACGAGCTTGCTGCTCGGCGTCCCGATCGCGGTCAAGGACAACTACGACACCGTCGACATGCCCACCACGGGCGGCTGCGGCTGCTGGGACGGCAACCAGACGAGCGACGACGCGACCATGGTGAAGAACCTCCGCACGGCGGGCGCCGTCATCCTCGCCAAGGCCAGCCTCGACGAGTTCGCGTACGGCTTCGCTTCCGAGTTCTCCTCGTTCCAGGACCCGGGCAAGACGCTTCTCGTCGCCAGCCCGCTGAACACCACCAAGACCGCCGGAGGCTCCAGCGGCGGGACGGGTGCGGCCATCGCCGCGAACCTGGCGGGCATCGGATTCGGCACCGACACCGGAGGCTCGATCCGCGTGCCGTCGACGTACAACTCGCTGGTCGGCATCCGCCCGACCGTCGGCCTCACCAGCCGCGATGGCATCATTCCGCTCGCCCTCAGCCAGGACACGGGCGGCCCGATCGCCCGCAGCGTCACCGACGCCGCGGTCGCGCTCGACGCCGTCACCGGTGTGGATGCGGCCGACCCGATCACGGCGGAGCAGCAGGGCCATGTCCCGGCCTCATACACCGCAGCGCTCGACCCGACCGCGCTGAAGGGCAAGAGGATCGGCATCGTCACCTCCATGCTTGGCAGCAACGCGACGGTCACCCGGCTGTGGGCGGCTGCGAAGGCGACGCTCGAGGCGCAGGGGGCGACGGTCGTGGAGATCACGAGCGTGCCTGCCGCGTTCACGGCAACGCTGAACGAAGGGAGCGGCAGCACGAACGAGTTCAAGCACGACCTGAACATCTACATCCAGAACCATCTGGCGCCGAACGTGACCGCTCGCTCGATCGACGACATCTTGGCCAGCGGTCGCAACGTCACAACGCGCAGCAGCATCTACACGTCGCGCAACAACGTGACCGACGCGCAGTACCAGGCGTGGGCGGGCCCGTCGGGCACGCACACCGCCGCCATCGCCACCGGAAACGCGACCGTGACGCAGCTGCTGAACGACAACGCGCTGGACTCCCTGGTGTACCCGAGCGGTTCGCCGTACAGCACCATCGGAACCAACATGCGCCTCAGCCCCAACACCGGGATGCCCGCGATCACGGTGCCCATGGGCCAGGCCATCGCGTCCGACGGCACGAACCCTTTGGTCGGCGCCAACGTCAACCTCGAGTTCCTCGGGCGCGACTACGACGAGAGCGGCATCATCGGCCTGGCATACGCATTCGAGCAGGCGACGCACGCACGGGCGACCGCGCCGCTCTACGGTCCGCTGAAGTAG
- a CDS encoding ASCH domain-containing protein, which produces MAATAERRSLFDFWAQRLPTTAIGRAGEQRAHLTELAIDGIKTATASLHTDYVSEDDPLPSPGFYQLLDSHERAVAILEVTSVRVCRFIDVDDQHAIAEGEGDADAASWRETHRLEWPTIHDSSKIVLERFRVIAVP; this is translated from the coding sequence ATGGCCGCCACCGCGGAGCGCCGCAGTCTGTTCGACTTCTGGGCGCAGCGCCTCCCCACCACCGCAATCGGTCGGGCGGGTGAGCAGCGCGCTCACCTGACCGAACTGGCCATAGACGGCATCAAGACGGCCACCGCCTCGCTGCACACCGACTACGTCTCAGAGGACGACCCACTCCCGTCACCCGGTTTCTACCAACTCCTCGACAGTCACGAACGTGCCGTCGCAATCCTCGAGGTAACTTCGGTCCGTGTCTGCCGGTTCATCGACGTCGACGACCAGCACGCCATCGCCGAAGGCGAAGGCGACGCGGACGCCGCCTCCTGGCGTGAAACCCACCGCCTGGAATGGCCGACCATCCACGACAGCTCGAAGATCGTCCTCGAACGATTCCGGGTCATCGCCGTCCCCTAA
- a CDS encoding cohesin domain-containing protein yields MHHTPRRFARLLAATAAALAGLGLAVGAAAPAVAAPAVAAVTVSAPSAVTAGDSFDVTVTLTGATDVFGYEAVLAFDPAIVAYVDGSAVVTAGGYDAVSTASGTVDLVYTRLGTSPALSGTISYTLKFTAKAAGSTAFTLRSLSLVDPASAVTPLSNAAVSPAVAVTPGSVTAPPAGTTPATGSGSGSATSTRSTASTADDLASTGSDVLPYVIAGGLLVVLGAAAVLIAVRRRRAGEAR; encoded by the coding sequence ATGCATCACACCCCCAGGCGCTTCGCGCGCCTCCTGGCCGCCACGGCGGCCGCTCTCGCCGGTCTCGGCCTCGCGGTCGGCGCTGCGGCGCCCGCCGTCGCGGCTCCCGCGGTGGCCGCCGTCACGGTCTCCGCGCCGTCGGCGGTCACCGCCGGAGACTCCTTCGACGTGACGGTGACACTGACCGGCGCGACCGACGTCTTCGGCTACGAGGCCGTCCTGGCCTTCGACCCGGCGATCGTCGCGTACGTCGACGGCAGCGCGGTCGTCACCGCCGGAGGCTACGACGCCGTCAGCACCGCCTCCGGCACGGTCGACCTCGTCTACACGCGGCTCGGCACCTCCCCGGCTCTGTCAGGCACCATCTCGTACACCCTGAAGTTCACGGCGAAGGCTGCGGGATCGACGGCGTTCACCCTGCGCTCGCTCTCGCTGGTCGACCCCGCGTCGGCTGTGACCCCGCTCTCGAACGCCGCGGTGAGCCCGGCCGTCGCGGTCACACCGGGCTCGGTAACCGCACCTCCGGCGGGGACGACGCCGGCGACCGGCTCCGGGTCGGGCTCCGCGACATCGACGAGGTCCACCGCGTCCACCGCCGACGATCTGGCCTCGACCGGGTCGGATGTCCTCCCGTACGTCATCGCGGGTGGCCTCCTCGTCGTCCTCGGCGCAGCCGCCGTCCTGATCGCGGTCCGCCGCCGACGTGCAGGAGAAGCCCGATGA